The stretch of DNA CTTCGGGGGTGGCCGCCCGTTCCGCATCACCACGCTGTACCTGAAACAACTGCATCTGAATCACCCATGACGAGGTCGGCGATTGCTCGGTCCTCGGTAGTGGCCCTCGGAGCCCTTGGGGCGACCGCGGGCCTCGATCGAAGACCGGCCCGGCCCGGGTCCGAACGCGGACCGCGCCGGCGCAGCCACCTCGTCCCGACAGCGCAGGGGAGCATCCCCTGCAGAAGGGACATCAATGTCCGACATCACCTCCGTGGAGACCGTGATCGACAACGGTCGATTCGGCACCCGCACCATCCGCCTCGAGACCGGTCTGCTCGCCCAGCAGGCGGCCGGCTCCGTCTCGGCCTTCCTGGACGACGACACGATGCTGCTCTCGGCCACCACGGCCGGCAAGCAGCCGAAGGACCACTTCGACTTCTTCCCCCTCACGATCGACGTCGAGGAGCGCATGTACGCCGCGGGTCGCATCCCGGGCTCGTTCTTCCGTCGTGAGGGACGTCCGTCCGAGGACGCGATCCTCACGTGCCGCCTGATCGACCGCCCGCTGCGCCCGACCTTCAAGAAGGGTCTGCGCAACGAGGTCCAGGTCGTCATCACGGTCCTGGCGCTCAACCCCGACACCCCGTACGACGTGCTGGCGATCAACGCCGCCTCGGCGTCCACGCAGATCTCGGGCCTGCCCTTCAGCGGCCCGGTCGGCGCGACGCGCGTCGCCCTGATCGACGGCCAGTGGGTCGCCTTCCCGACGCACAGCCAGCTCGAGGACGCCGTGTTCGACATGGTCGTCGCGGGTCGCATCGCGGGCGACGACGTCGCGATCATGATGGTCGAGGCCGAGTCCACCGAGAAGACGTGGGAGCTCGTCCAGGGTGGCGTCCAGGCGCCCACCGAGTCGATCGTGGCCGGTGGCCTCGACGCGGCCAAGAAGTTCATCCGCCAGCTGTGCGAGGCGCAGGCCGAGCTGGCCTCCGCCGCCGCGAAGCCCGTCCAGGACTTCCCGGTCTTCCTCGACTACGAGGACGACGCGTACGAGGCCGTCCGCGAGATCGCGTCGGCCGACATGACCGAGGCCCTCACGATCGTCCGCAAGGCCGACCGCGAGGTCCGCGAGTCCGAGATCAAGGCCAACGTCATCGAGCAGCTCGGTGAGCGCTTCGAGGGCCGCGAGAAGGAGCTCGGCGCCGCGCTGCGCTCGCTCACCAAGTCGCTCGTGCGCGATCGCGTCCTGCGCGACAACGTCCGCATCGACGGCCGTGGCCTGGCCGACATCCGTGCCCTGTCCGCCGAGGTGGGCATCGTTCCTCGCGTGCACGGCTCGGCGCTGTTCCAGCGTGGCGAGACCCAGATCATGGGCATCACCACGCTGAACATGCTCGACCTGGAGCAGAAGCTCGACACGCTCTCGCCCGAGACCACGCGTCGCTACATGCACAACTACAACTTCCCGCCGTTCTCCACCGGTGAGACCGGACGCGTGGGCTCGCCCAAGCGTCGCGAGATCGGCCACGGCGCCCTGGCCGGCCGGGCCCTGCTGCCCGTCCTGCCCTCGCGCGAGGAGTTCCCCTACGCGATCCGTCAGGTGTCCGAGGCGCTCAGCTCCAACGGCTCCACCTCGATGGGCTCGGTCTGCGCGTCCACCCTGGGCCTGCTGAACGCCGGTGTGCCGCTGCGCGCGCCGGTCGCCGGCATCGCGATGGGCCTCATCTCCGGTGAGGTCGACGGCGAGCAGAAGTTCGTCACGCTGACCGACATCCTCGGAGCCGAGGACGCCTTCGGCGACATGGACTTCAAGGTCGCCGGCACGCGTGACTTCGTGACCGCGCTGCAGCTGGACACCAAGCTCGACGGCATCCCCGCCGACGTGCTCGCCGGCGCGCTGCAGCAAGCGCACGACGCCCGCCAGACGATCCTCGATGTGATGGCCGAGGCCATCAGCGAGCCCGACGAGATGAGCCCCTACGCTCCGCGGATCATCACGGTGAAGATCCCGGTCGACAAGATCGGCGAGGTCATCGGCCCGAAGGGCAAGATGATCAACCAGATCCAGGACGACACCGGCGCGAAGATCTCGATCGACGATGACGGCACCGTCTACGTGGGCGCCGACAACGGCGACTCGGCCGAGGCGGCCAAGCAGGCCATCAACGCGATCGCCAACCCGACGATGCCCGAGGTCGGCGAGCGCTACCTCGGCACCGTCGTCAAGACGGTCGACTTCGGCGCGTTCATCTCGCTCCTCCCGGGCAAGGACGGCCTGCTGCACATCAGCAAGCTGCGCGAGCTCAACGGCGGCCAGCGCGTGAACAACGTCGACGACGTCGTCAAGGTCGGCGACAAGATCCAGGTCGAGATCGCCGAGGTCGGCGACCGCGGCAAGCTCTCGCTGATCCCCGTCTCGGACAAGTCCGAGGAGACGCAGGAGTCGGCGCCGGAGTCCACCGACGCCTGATCACCCGTTCCGCACGAGGCCCCGCACCGGTTGGTGCGGGGCCTCGTCGCGTACGGATGCTTGACGCCCTCCCCGCCTCACAGCTCCTCGCGGGTCAGGTCGTACGTGATGGTGAACTCGTAGACGCTCGCGACCGACCCGCCCGGGTCCTGGGTCCACGTGGTGGTCCCGCTCAGGCGCAACGGACTGGGATCGGAATCGTTCAAGGGACGGTCCGAGCTCGCGTCCCATCTGCCGCCGAGGCCGAACGACAGCGGGGAGGCCGTGGCCTCGCTCTCCATCTCCCACCCCGGGCACAGGTACCGGTACCTCGTCGTGACCTGAGCCGGCATCGGCATGATGTAGGTCCCGTCCGGTTCATCGGCGAACGCGATCACCTCACCGCTCGGGTAGCCCAGCGCCTCCGACGAGCCGCCGCCCGACCATGTCGCCTCCGAGGTGGGGTCCAGGTGATAGTAGGGGCCTCCGACGTCGGGCGGCGCCATGCAGAACCCCTTGCTCCAGTCGGTGACGTCGAGGGACACCTGTGCGGTGTACGGGCGCCACGTGGCGGCAGAATCGGGATCGATCGGCCGGAGCTCGGTGTAGCTTCCGCTCGCCACCTGACGCAGGCCGGTCAGGCCGGAGCTCTCGGGGTACTCGGTCGCCCACTCGGACTGGATGGAGATCGTGCCCCGCCACGGGCCGTAGCATCCGTCGACGGGCATCGGCAGCTTGATCCGGGCGAACTCCTTGTCGTACACGCTCCCGGTGTGCGAGAGCTCCTTGTCGAAGGACATCACCTCCAACGAGGCCGACATGGAGTACCCGAGACTGCCGCTGATCCGTACCCGGCATTCCGGGTGGGCCCAGTCGGCGCTGAGGCTGACCGGCAGGCCGACGGCGAGCTCGCCGTGATCGTAGAACTCGAGCTCGGCCTCGGGACGGAGTCCGACCTCGGCGTGCAGGGCGGCGTCGGCTCTCGTCACGCTGACGGCCGGATCGGTGCTGTCGGTCCGGCTGACCAGACCGTCGTCGAGGTCGATGCCGATCGTGGCGGAGGCGGACTGGTGCGCCTCGACCGTGGCGGCACCGGAGACCGATCCGGAGGTCCACGCGTCGACCTCGAGGCCCGGCCTCACGACGACCGGCACGGGACCGATGCTGAAGACGATGGTCGCGAACGTGATCTCCGTGAGGTCGTCGATCGTCTCGTGCCAGGTCGCGAGGGCTTCGGCCTCGAAGGAAGCGTCGAGGGCCTCTGTGAGGGTGAGGGTGGCCCGACCGTCGATGCCCGTCCAGCCGATGTCGATGTCGATGTCGCCGTCGACGGTGAGGCTCGCGCTCCCGCTGACGGTCGCCGTCGCGGTGTCACCGCCGACCTGACGCTGCCAGTCGAAGGCGATCGTGTGGGGATCCAGGAGGGCGCGCGCACCCCGGGCAGCCGGGCGCGGCGCGAAGACCACCGCGCGGGAGGCGCTGCCCCGGCGCACCGCCTCGGTCAGGGCTGCGTCGCGGGTCGCCAGGGTGGTGGTGCCGTTCCCATTGTCCGTGCGTCCCAGCACGCGCAGGAGGAACCCCTGCGGGTTGGTCGCCGTGGGACCGGAGGCGAGCACCGCGCCGACAGGCGGCCGCGTCGCGGTCGGGACCACCAGCGTGCCGCTGGCGGGGTCACGTGTTCCGAAGGTGGCGCCCGCGGAGGTGACGACCCGCGCGTCGGGGTCGAGCAGGCTCGTGCCGGTCGTCCAGCCGGCGATAAGGAGGCCGACCGTGGCCGACGTGCCGCCGACATTGCGCACGGTGATCGTGCCGTTCGACGCGATCGGCACCCACCAGGTCGACTGGTCCGGGCGCCCCCGCAGGGGTCGCACGACCGCGAGCGTCGAGCCGACCCCGATCGCCGCACTCGACGTCCTCGTCGACGACTTCAAGGTGAGGAGGATCGCCGTCGGGGGAGTGGCGCTCGTGAGTGCGGGGATGCCGGCTCGACCGGCAACGGTGATCGTGGCGGTCGCCCGACCGCGCAGCGAGACGGTGCTGATGGATCGTGCCGCCTGGGTGGTGCTCCACTCCCCGGCAACGCCGGGATCGGCCTGGACGGCGTTCCTTGACGAGACCCAGCCCGTCACCGTCGCGCGGACCTTGGCCGGAGCTGATCCGTTGACGACACGGAACCTGCCCGCCGCGTCGATCGGGACGATCGTCGTGACCTGCGTGGTCCGTCTCGGCACCGTCGTGATCACCGGTGTTCCCGACCCCCTCGCCGAGGTGGTGAGCCCCACCGTGGACGCTTTCGACGACCCGGTCGCCGTCAGCGTCACGACCGCCGCACGGACGCCCGACGAGGGCACGGCGCCTCGGCGGGCGGAGACCCAAACCGACCGGCCCGCTCTCAGGCTTCCCGCAGAGCCGAGCAACGAGGCCGGCGTGATCGTCCTGATCGTCCCGGTCCGTCCAGCCGACGCGGGCGCGGACAGGGTCCAGGCGACGGCACGGATCCGCACGGACGCCGCGGCCCTGCCGGCCCGCAGGCGGACCGTGCCCGAGCGGACGTACAGCGTGCGGACCGACCGGGCGCGCCGCGCGAGGCTGATCGTCATCGTCGTGCCCGGAGCCGACAGCGCGACGCTGGTGCCGCTGCGCCTCGACGCCGTGGCATCGACCGTGATCCAGACTCCAGTGGCGCCCGTGCGGGGCACACCCCCGCGACCTGCGAGGGCGACCGACGCGGTGCGGCGCGCCTTCAGCGAGGCCGCGATGATCGTCTTCGGAGCCGACGCGACGGTCACCGTCCCGCCCGGGCTGTTCGCGCGCCGAAGGGCTGAGACGGTCGGAGCCGACTCCGTCGCGCCGACGACCGCGACGACCGAGACGCTGCGCGCCGTCGAGGTGTCGGGCAGACCGAGGAATACGTCCTGCGTGTCCGCCGGGATCGTCACCGCGGTGGCTGCCTCCGCGCCCGTCACCCAGGCGCGGTACGCGGTGGCGCCGTCGACAGCCGGCCAGCTCGCGCTCAGTCCCAGGACGTCCGACCTGACGGTCACCGACGAGGGGTAGGGAGTGTCCGCGGCGACGGCGGCGGGCGCGAGCGGGGTGAGCCCCCCGACGGCCAGCGCACCCGTGACGGTGACCCAGGTGACGAGGTGCTGGAACATGACGGCCTCCGGCGTTGCTGCTCCGTCCCCGATCCACCGAATCTAACAGCGTCGGGCGCCGACGATGACTGGAATTGCAAGATGAACGAGCATCGGAGGCACCCCCGTCCCACCAGCCTCAGGGGCGTCTCGCTCCATGGGTCGACCAATGTGGGAGCGTTCCCAAATTTCTCTTGACGTTCACGTGTGATGCAGGCCACACTGTATGGGAGCGCTCCCATGACCGGTGGGGGACCGACGGAAGGCACGACGTGAACACACGACGAATCGCCGCCTCACTTGCCGCAGTCATCGCCCTGGGCGGCCTCGCCGCGTGTGGTGGGAGCGACTCGGGCGAGGACGGGGACGACATCACCCTGCGGGTGAACCTGTTCGGCAAGTTCGGGTACACCGAGGCGTACAAGAAGTTCGAGGAGGCCCACCCGGGCGTCAAGATCGTCGAGACCGCCGAGGGCGACCTCGGCAAGTACAACACCAAGCTCACCCAGCAGATCGCCGCCGGGGGCGACGCCGGCGACGTCGTGGCGATCGAGGAGGGCCAGACGGTGGCGTTCCTCGCCGCCCCCGACAAGTTCGTCAACCTGCAGGACGAGGGCGGCAACGACGTCAAGGACCGTTGGCTCCCGTGGGTCTGGGACAAGGCCACCACCGCCGACGGCAAGACGACCATCGGCTATGGAACCGACGTCGGCGGTCTGGCGATGTGCTACCGCCGCGACCTGTTCGAGAAGGCGGGCCTGCCCACCGATCGCGAGGAGGTCGGCAAGCTCTGGCCCACGTGGGACGACTTCATCGCCACGGGCAAGAAGTTCCAGGCGGGCATCAAGGACGACAAGGTGGGCTTCATCGACTCGTCGACGAACACCTACAACTCGATCCTCATGCAGCAGGGCGACCACACGTACTTCGACCGCGACGACGAGCTCGTGTTCGACACCAACCCGGCCGTCAAGACGGCGTGGGACTACGCCGTCGAGATGACCGAGGCCGACCTGTCGGCGCAGCTGAAGGCCTTCAGCGACGAGTGGAACGCGGGCTTCAAGAACGGCTCGTTCGCCGCCGTGGCCTGCCCGGCCTGGATGACCGGCTACATCAAGGACCAGTCCGGTGAGGAGAACGCCGGCAAGTGGGACATCGCCACCGTGCCCGGTGGCGGCGGCAACTGGGGCGGCTCCTGGCTGGCGGTCCCGACCTCCAGCGAGCACCAGGACATGGCGCTGGAGCTGATCGAGTTCCTCAGCAACGAGGAGGGCCAGATGATGGCCTTCGACGCCGAGGGTCGCCTGCCGTCCCTGCCCGCGCTGTACGACCAGCCGGAGTTGAAGGAGGCCACGAACGCCTACTTCAACGAGGCGCCGATCGGCCAGCTCTTCGTGGCCGGTGCCTCGCAGCTCGAGCCGGTCTACCTCGGCACCAAGAACGTTCCCGTCCGTGACGCGGTGGAGAACGCACTGCGCAGTGTCGAGAACGGAGAGGTCCCGCCCGCCCAGGGCTGGGACGACGCCTCCGCGGCGGCCGAGAAGGCCGCACGCTGACGCACCCCTGACGCGGCCGGTGTCCGCGCGTTCCTCCAAGGCGCGGACACCGGCTGCCCACGTTCCGGACCACTGATCGGAGAGGATCTCGCCATGGCACGCAAGCGGCTCGCACGGCAGCAGGGCGCCGGGCTCTCGTTCGTCTCGCCGTACTTCATCGTCTTCGCGGTGTTCGGCCTGTTCCCGCTCGTCTACACGGCCTGGGTCTCGATGCACGAGTGGACCCTGCTGGCCGGCAAGGTCGAGTTCATCGGGTTCGACAACTACACCGAGCTGCTCGGCGACTCGGCGTTCTGGCGGGCCCTGGTCAACACCTTCGGGATCTTCGTCCTGGCCACGGTGCCCCAGCTGGTGCTCGCCACGGTGCTCGCGCAGATGCTCAACACGGCGCTGCGCGGCCGCACCGCCTGGCGGATGGGCGTCCTGCTGCCGAACGTCGCGTCGGTGGCGGCCGTCGGCATCATCTTCGGGCTCATCTTCGCCCGCGACTACGGCATCGCGAACTGGCTGCTGGGCTTCGTCGGCATCGAGAACGTCGACTGGCGCGCCCACCGCTGGTCCTCGTGGCTCGCGATCGCGACGATGGTGGACTGGCGCTGGACGGGCTACAACGCGCTCATCCTCCTCGCGGCACTGCAGTCGGTGCCCAAGGAGCTGTACGAGGCGGCCCGGATCGACGGCGCCTCGGCCTGGCGGCAGTTCTGGTCGGTCACCGTGCCGATGCTGCGCCCCACCCTGATCTTCGTGACGATCATCGCCACCATCGGCGGGATCCAGCTCTTCACCGAGCCGTTGCTGTTCAACACCGGCGCCAACGCGATCTCCGGCGGCAACCGCGGCCAGTTCCAGACGGTGGCGATGTACCTCGTGCAGCAGGCCTTCACGGGCCAGCGGTTCGGGTACGCCTCCACGATCGCGTGGGTCCTCTTCCTCATCATCGCCGTCGTGGCGGCGATCAACCTGCTGCTGATGCGGCGCATCCGATCGGCGGACTGACATGAGCACCACCGCGCGCTCCACCGGCGCCTCCCCGATGATGTACGTCACCCTGACCTTCGTGGTGCTGCTGTCCGCGGCGCCCCTGTACTTCATGCTCGTCATGGCCTCGCGCGCCAACAGCGACATCCTCGGCATCCCGCCGCCGCTGCTGCCCGGCGACCAGCTGGCCATCAACATCGAGCGGGTCTTCGCCAACGACGACGTCCAGTTCGCCAAGGCGCTGCTCAACACGCTCGTGGTCGCCACGGTGGCCACGGTCTCCGTGGTGGTCACGTCGGCGCTGGCCGGATTCGCCTTCGCGAAGCTGAGGTTCCGCGGCCGCGACGTGCTCCTGGTCGTCGTGGTGGCCACGATGATGGTGCCGGTGCAGCTGGGACTGATCCCGCTGTACATGCTGATGACGAAGCTCGGCCTCGCGGGCGGGCTGGCCTCGGTGACGCTGCCGTTCCTGGTCAGCGGGTTCGGGGTGTTCTTCATGCGCCAGTACGCCATCCAGGCCATCCCCGACGAGCTGATCGAGGCCGCACGCGTCGACGGCGCGTCGACCCTGCGCATCTTCTGGTCGATCGTCTTCCCGGCACTGCGACCGGCGGCCGCCGTCCTTGGGCTCCTGACCTTCATGGAGCGCTGGAACGACTTCCTGTGGCCGTACATCGCGCTCGACATCAACCACCCCACCGTGCAGGTCGCGCTCTCGCGCCTGTCCGGCGGGTACTACACCGACCAGGCGCTGGTGATGGCCGGGACCCTCATGGGAACCCTGCCGCTCGTCGTGGTCTTCATCGTGTTCGGCCGCCAGATCGTCGGCGGCATCATGGAAGGCGGCTTGAAGTCATGAACGGTCTGAACGAGCGATTCGACCCCGGCTTCGTCTGGGGCGTGGCCACCTCGGCCTACCAGATCGAGGGAGCCACGAACGAGGACGGCCGCGGCCCCTCCATCTGGGACACGTTCGCCGCGAGCCCCGGGCGCACCTTCGAGGGGCACACCGGTGAGGTGGCGGTGGACCACTACCACCGCTGGCCGGAGGACGTGGCGCTCGTCCGCGACCTCGGCCTGGGCGCCTACCGCTTCTCCGTGGCCTGGCCGCGGATCCAGCCCGACGGAAAGGGCCCCGCCGAGCCGCGCGGTCTGGCGTTCTACGACCGCCTCGTCGACGGACTGCTCGAGGCGGGCATCGAGCCCTGGCCGACGCTGTTCCACTGGGACCTGCCGCAGGCCCTCGAGGACGCGGGCGGCTGGCCCGAGCGTGACACCGCGGAGCGATTCGCCGACTTCGCCGAGATCGTCG from Aeromicrobium phoceense encodes:
- a CDS encoding carbohydrate ABC transporter permease, whose protein sequence is MARKRLARQQGAGLSFVSPYFIVFAVFGLFPLVYTAWVSMHEWTLLAGKVEFIGFDNYTELLGDSAFWRALVNTFGIFVLATVPQLVLATVLAQMLNTALRGRTAWRMGVLLPNVASVAAVGIIFGLIFARDYGIANWLLGFVGIENVDWRAHRWSSWLAIATMVDWRWTGYNALILLAALQSVPKELYEAARIDGASAWRQFWSVTVPMLRPTLIFVTIIATIGGIQLFTEPLLFNTGANAISGGNRGQFQTVAMYLVQQAFTGQRFGYASTIAWVLFLIIAVVAAINLLLMRRIRSAD
- a CDS encoding extracellular solute-binding protein; translation: MNTRRIAASLAAVIALGGLAACGGSDSGEDGDDITLRVNLFGKFGYTEAYKKFEEAHPGVKIVETAEGDLGKYNTKLTQQIAAGGDAGDVVAIEEGQTVAFLAAPDKFVNLQDEGGNDVKDRWLPWVWDKATTADGKTTIGYGTDVGGLAMCYRRDLFEKAGLPTDREEVGKLWPTWDDFIATGKKFQAGIKDDKVGFIDSSTNTYNSILMQQGDHTYFDRDDELVFDTNPAVKTAWDYAVEMTEADLSAQLKAFSDEWNAGFKNGSFAAVACPAWMTGYIKDQSGEENAGKWDIATVPGGGGNWGGSWLAVPTSSEHQDMALELIEFLSNEEGQMMAFDAEGRLPSLPALYDQPELKEATNAYFNEAPIGQLFVAGASQLEPVYLGTKNVPVRDAVENALRSVENGEVPPAQGWDDASAAAEKAAR
- a CDS encoding polyribonucleotide nucleotidyltransferase: MSDITSVETVIDNGRFGTRTIRLETGLLAQQAAGSVSAFLDDDTMLLSATTAGKQPKDHFDFFPLTIDVEERMYAAGRIPGSFFRREGRPSEDAILTCRLIDRPLRPTFKKGLRNEVQVVITVLALNPDTPYDVLAINAASASTQISGLPFSGPVGATRVALIDGQWVAFPTHSQLEDAVFDMVVAGRIAGDDVAIMMVEAESTEKTWELVQGGVQAPTESIVAGGLDAAKKFIRQLCEAQAELASAAAKPVQDFPVFLDYEDDAYEAVREIASADMTEALTIVRKADREVRESEIKANVIEQLGERFEGREKELGAALRSLTKSLVRDRVLRDNVRIDGRGLADIRALSAEVGIVPRVHGSALFQRGETQIMGITTLNMLDLEQKLDTLSPETTRRYMHNYNFPPFSTGETGRVGSPKRREIGHGALAGRALLPVLPSREEFPYAIRQVSEALSSNGSTSMGSVCASTLGLLNAGVPLRAPVAGIAMGLISGEVDGEQKFVTLTDILGAEDAFGDMDFKVAGTRDFVTALQLDTKLDGIPADVLAGALQQAHDARQTILDVMAEAISEPDEMSPYAPRIITVKIPVDKIGEVIGPKGKMINQIQDDTGAKISIDDDGTVYVGADNGDSAEAAKQAINAIANPTMPEVGERYLGTVVKTVDFGAFISLLPGKDGLLHISKLRELNGGQRVNNVDDVVKVGDKIQVEIAEVGDRGKLSLIPVSDKSEETQESAPESTDA
- a CDS encoding carbohydrate ABC transporter permease, with protein sequence MSTTARSTGASPMMYVTLTFVVLLSAAPLYFMLVMASRANSDILGIPPPLLPGDQLAINIERVFANDDVQFAKALLNTLVVATVATVSVVVTSALAGFAFAKLRFRGRDVLLVVVVATMMVPVQLGLIPLYMLMTKLGLAGGLASVTLPFLVSGFGVFFMRQYAIQAIPDELIEAARVDGASTLRIFWSIVFPALRPAAAVLGLLTFMERWNDFLWPYIALDINHPTVQVALSRLSGGYYTDQALVMAGTLMGTLPLVVVFIVFGRQIVGGIMEGGLKS